In the Streptomyces sp. 3214.6 genome, TGGAGTGCGACCGGGGACCAACACCGACGGTCTCAACCGCGCCCGTTTCCTCGTGGACGGGGAGCAGGTCGTCGTCGGCGGACCCGCGCCGCCCGGGGCCGCCGGGGCGGGAGCGGGGGCTGGGCCGGGAGCGGCGGGTGCTGCAGGTGCCGGCATGGGAGCCGGGCCCTCGGTCCCTGTCTCCCTCAACACGGCGACCGTGGATCAACTCGACAGCCTGCCCGGCGTGGGACCCGTGTTGGCGCAGCACATCGTCGACTACCGCGCCCAGCACGGCGGTTTCCGGTCGGTGGACGAACTGCGCGAGGTCAACGGCATCGGCGAGCGGCGCTTCGCCGACCTGCGGAACCTCGTGCGGCCATGAGGGGAGAAGACGCTGCGCGCACCGGGCCTGGGACGGGGCACAGCGAGGACGCCGAGGTCACCGGTGCCCGAGCCGGACGTGACTCCCGCACCCGCCAAGCCGTGCACGCAGCTTCAGGAAAGCGACTGGGCGATGCCAACCCGCGTCAGGAAGGGCCGGTGGATCTACGGCTCGTGCCACCCGCGCTCGCGGCCTGGGCGACGGCGGCGCTGACCTTGGACGCGCCACCCGCGCTGGTGGCCGGCGTCGTGACCGTCTGCCTCATGACAGCCGGCGTCCTTCTCGTCGTGGCGCGGCGGGGAGCTGGGCGCACCGAACGGTGGACCCCACGACGTGGGGCGGGTCATGGGGTGGGACGTGCTGTAGGTCAGGGCACGGGTCGTGGCGTGGGCAGTCCGCGGCCTCCGGGTGTTCGGGCCGTTGGCGGCCGGACGGCCTGGCCTTGTGTCACGGTCGCCGCGTCGCTGCTCTGCGTGGCCGCGGCTGCCGCGTCCGCCGGGCTGCACGGGGCGGATCTGCGCCGCGGACCGGTGCCGGCGTTGGCGCGGGAGTACGCGACCGTCACCGCCGAGGTGGAGATCACCTCCGACCCACGGCTCACCCGGCCCAGAGTCAGAGGGGACCATGTGACGCCGGACTCCGTCCTGATCAACGGGGAGGTGCGCAGAGTCGAAGAGGTGCTGCCCAGTGGCGCCGGAGCGGTCCGGGCGGCGGTGGCGACGCGGGCCCCTGTGCTGGTGCTCGTGGACGTCGGATCGCGCTGGGGCACGGGCGGGCAGCCTGCGGCGCTCGGTGGGCGGGAGCCGTCCGGCGTGGGGCGGGAGCCGTCCGGCGTTGGACGTGCGGCCTCCGGCATTGGGCGTGCGGCATCCGGTGGCTCGGGGGTGCCCGACGGTGGGGGTGTGGGGGCCGGCGGCCGGGCCGTGTCCGGCGGTGTGCGGGGTTCCGGAGTGAAGCCTGGGGCGGGGTCGTGGCTTGGGCTGTTGCCGTCCGCCCGGGTGCGGGTGACCGGGCGGTTGGCGCCCGCGTTGGCCGGCGGGGACCGGATCGCGGCTGTGCTGCGGGTACGGGACCGTGCGGTGCCGTCCGTCGTGCGTGAACCGTCGGCCGTACAGCGGCTGGCGGGGCGGTTGCGGGCGGGACTGCGGGCGGCCACCGAAGGACTGCCCGAGGACGCCAGGGCGTTGCTGCCGGGGCTGGTCGTCGGGGACACCTCGCGGATCACGCCCGAACTGGACGAGGCCTTCAAGGAGACGGATCTGGCCCACACCCTGGCCGTTTCCGGGAGCAACCTCACGATCATCCTCGCCCTGCTCCTCGGCCCACCCGGGCTGGCCCAGCAGGTCGAACGTCGCGGTCTGGCGCCTCGCCTCGGCGTCCCCCTGCGAGCGACGGCACTGCTGGGCGGAGCGCTCACGCTCGGATTCGTTGTCGTGTGCCGTCCCGACCCGAGTGTGCTGCGTGCCGCGGCCTGCGGAGCGATCGTGCTGCTCGCCCTGGCGACCGGCCGCCGCAGATCCCTCATCCCGGCGCTGGCGACAGCGGTGCTGCTGCTCGTGCTGTACGACCCTTGGCTGGCCCGGAGTTACGGGTTCCTGCTGTCCGTCCTGGCCACCGGGGCCTTGCTGACGCTGGCGCCGCGGTGGAGTGCCGCGCTGCGACGGCATCGGGTGCCCCCGCGGCTCGCGGAGGCCCTGGCGGCCGCGGGAGCCGCGCAGGCGCTGTGTGCGCCGGTGGTCGCGCTGTTGTCGGCGCGGGTGAGCCTGGTGGCGGTGCCCTGCAATCTCCTTGTGGAGTTCGCGGTCGCCCCGGCGACGGTGCTGGGCTTCGCGGTGCTGGCGACGGCGCCCGTGGCGATGCCGGTGGCCAAGGCGCTGGCGTGGTACGCGAGTTGGCCCGCCGGGTGGATCGCGGGCGTGGCGCGGACCGGGGCGGCGCTGCCCGGCGGGGGAGTGGACTGGCCCGGGAGCTGGGGCGGTGCCCTGTTGCTCGCCCTGGTCACCGCCGGGGTCGTGCTGCTGGGGCGGCGACTGCTCGGGCACCCGTGGCTGTGCGGGGTCTGCGGGGTGCTGTTTCTGCTCGCGGTGGTCCAGCCGCCGCCGCTGACCCGGGTGTTGACGGGTTGGCCGCCGCCGGGCTGGCGGTTGGCGATGTGCGATGTCGGGCAGGGGGACGCGACTGTCCTCGCGGCGGGCGAGGGAACCGGCGTGGTGGTGGACGCCGGGCCGGATCCGACGCTGGTCGACCATTGCCTGCACACGCTCGGGATCACCCGGGTGCCGCTCGTCGTCCTCACCCACTTCCACGCCGACCACGTGGCCGGACTACCGGGGGTGCTGCGGGGCCGGGCGGTGGGAGCGATCGAGACGACGGGGTTCGAGGAGCCCGTGGACCAGGTGGAATTCGTACGGAAGGAGGCGGAGGCGTGGGACGTTCCCGTGATGCGGGCGGTGGCCGGGGAGCGGCGGCGGCTCGGTGCTCTCGACTGGCAGGTGCTGTGGCCGCCACCGCGCCCGGCGCCGGAACCGGACGGGCCGAACGACGCGAGCGTGACACTGCTCGTGCGGTCGGCCGGGCTGCGGATGCTGCTGCTCGGTGACCTCGAACCCCCGGCCCAGCAGGCGCTGTTGCGTT is a window encoding:
- a CDS encoding ComEC/Rec2 family competence protein; the protein is MTAGVLLVVARRGAGRTERWTPRRGAGHGVGRAVGQGTGRGVGSPRPPGVRAVGGRTAWPCVTVAASLLCVAAAAASAGLHGADLRRGPVPALAREYATVTAEVEITSDPRLTRPRVRGDHVTPDSVLINGEVRRVEEVLPSGAGAVRAAVATRAPVLVLVDVGSRWGTGGQPAALGGREPSGVGREPSGVGRAASGIGRAASGGSGVPDGGGVGAGGRAVSGGVRGSGVKPGAGSWLGLLPSARVRVTGRLAPALAGGDRIAAVLRVRDRAVPSVVREPSAVQRLAGRLRAGLRAATEGLPEDARALLPGLVVGDTSRITPELDEAFKETDLAHTLAVSGSNLTIILALLLGPPGLAQQVERRGLAPRLGVPLRATALLGGALTLGFVVVCRPDPSVLRAAACGAIVLLALATGRRRSLIPALATAVLLLVLYDPWLARSYGFLLSVLATGALLTLAPRWSAALRRHRVPPRLAEALAAAGAAQALCAPVVALLSARVSLVAVPCNLLVEFAVAPATVLGFAVLATAPVAMPVAKALAWYASWPAGWIAGVARTGAALPGGGVDWPGSWGGALLLALVTAGVVLLGRRLLGHPWLCGVCGVLFLLAVVQPPPLTRVLTGWPPPGWRLAMCDVGQGDATVLAAGEGTGVVVDAGPDPTLVDHCLHTLGITRVPLVVLTHFHADHVAGLPGVLRGRAVGAIETTGFEEPVDQVEFVRKEAEAWDVPVMRAVAGERRRLGALDWQVLWPPPRPAPEPDGPNDASVTLLVRSAGLRMLLLGDLEPPAQQALLRSPAAALLHGVDVLKVAHHGSAYQDPDLIRAASPRLALISCGADNPYGHPAPSTVAALRAGGAAVMRTDRDGALAVVAGTGGEVRVARD